AGCAGAGTCTAGGAATCTGGACAGATGCAGAATGGAGTAGGAAGGCTGGtccaaagaaaactgaaaattggaGAACAAGGGGCAGGGCCGAGCCTAAACTGTGGTAGGGGCTAGGAGACAAGAATCTGAGGACAAGAGCTGGGCTGAGTAGCTCACCTTAGGCATATCCTTGCCACTGCCCTCTCTGAGGGGGTCAGAAGCAGGGGCTGCAGGGTAGTTAGGAGGCTCCTCAGGTCTAGGTTCAGCCTGTAGCCGTTGGCGGAGCTCAGCCAGCCGTCCCAAAAGAGCAGTCACATCTTCAGAGGCCAGAGCCTGCCTGGCGCGGCCTTGCCAGCTGATGGCCCTCTCTGTGAGGCACTGCAGGGCCTCGCCCTCGGGCAGCCGCACAGGCAGTCTCTGCAGGGCTACCAGCagtgccaggatggtctccaggCGCGGGCGCCTTGAGCGCATACACAGTGGACACAGGAATTTGGTGTCCCATTCCCACCAGGCCAGCAGTGGGGATGAGGTGGGATTGGGCCTCGGAGAGCTGAGGAGGCGAGGCACTGACACACACCGCCCATGGAACCAGTCCTGACACAGGTCACACTGCAGAGCTCCCGCCCCAGCCGGCACCTGCCCACACACACAGATAGAGGTTGTAGAGGAGGCCGTGGTCGATGATGCCAGTGGACTGGGCTTGGCCGAATTGGTGCGACGCAGCTGCAGGAtaccctccttctccttctgttcCCCCTCCTTGAAGGCCACGATCTGCCACACCCAGGACAGGAGCAAAGTGGGTCAGCAGCCTaccccttcccttctctgggcccTTCCTTAACACCCCCACTCCCAAACCAGgagaactgaggctcaggggaCAAGCGGTCTGCTCATGGCCACCCAGCTCAGACACTCTATCATCACCAAGTCCTTCTCCCCATCTGTGTCTAAGCTCCTTACCacagagcctgggtccctgaggtCCTGCGCAGACAGCCCCAGCAGCTCTGTGTCAGATTTGTACAACCCCAGCTCCTTCTCCATCCACCGGCTGCGCTTGGTGCTGTCTGAGCCGGCATCTGCACATGGGCAGAGAACCTGGGGCAGGCAGACAAGAGAGGGAATGACTGGGCTTCCCTTAcatcccccacctccttccctccctggtgCCCCTACAAAACCCATGTTATCTCATGAGCCATCTCATAGAAGCCAGGGCAGGCGTTAAGAGACGCTGTAGGTCAAGgtcccaggcctcacctccagcaGCGTGTAGCAAGAATTTTTCTTGAGGAAGGTCTTGGAGGCCTTCTCCCTCCAGGAGTGCGCTGTCAGTACCTGTAGCTCTAGCTGTCTCAGCTCCTCCAGCCCCACAGGTAGGTCCCGGCCCACAGCTACTAGGCCCTCCAAGTCATCCAGGCAGGGGTAGTGGTCACCATTCTAAGGACAAGGGCAAGAGACAGCTCAGTTCAGCTTGCCAATGCTATTGATGCTTactctgtgcctggccctgagctGGAAAGATGAACTGGGCTCAGTCTTGAGGGATTAAAAAAATAGGTGTCATCCTAAGGAACAACCACTTGGCTCTCTCCCACAACACCGGCATCTACTGACTGGCTCAGCCCCAAATATCTAGTCAGCCTTCTGTTGTGGTttgcctcttctcctctcctccatgACCCTGCCCTGCTCAGTCCCATACCACCTGCTTCCCTGGCCCACCAATCTCATCCTAACCAGTGCCCTCTCTTCCTTCAGGCCAGCCTCACACTCTTCCTCTCACCCTGCTCATCAGGCACATCTTGCCTCCTGACTACATGCCATgcccccttcctctctccagcCAACCCAACCCATCCCAGCAACCCAGCACATCCCAGTGTATATGCCATCTCTTCCCAGCTGGACTGAAGGCCTGGGGTGGGAGTGGCAGGGTCCTCACTTGGATCTCATCAACATCAGCAATCCAGGCCCGGGCCTTAGCAAGAGCCTCCTTGAGAGCCTGGATGTTGGGCAGGTGAACGGGGATGTTTTCCGCTTCACGGATTATGGCCTCAAGTGTGGCTGGTGGATGCTTCTGCCTAAaggtaaggaaaaaaagaacactcAGTCTGATGTGGTCTGCCTGACCAGAAGCCCAGCCTGACCACCAGATATATCTGCAAGGGCCCCTTGGGTGTCTGTTATTCCTGCTGTCACCTGGGCCTACTTGCTTGTATTCCACCTAAGGGTAGCTGCCAGTCCCTGCTTCCCCAAGACTGCATGCACCCAACTTCATCCCTTCTGCCACGGCTCTTGCACCTCTGTTTGTCTGCCAGTCTGCTGGCCTGCTAGCAATGCCTACATATACAACCTGTATTGTGTAATCTGTTGCTGCAGTTTGTCAACTGCCCTGTGTGGGGTCTTTCTACCAACATCTGCCCATCTGCCTGTCACCTGTGCTTCTGGGTATGCGCACATTAGCCTGTAGGGCTAGTCTTCTAGATAATCTCTATCTGTCCATTTCTGCTTCTCCATCAGCCTCTCTTTGCCTTTAAGTATACagagttgttttttaaagaaacgaCAAGATGGACAACGAAAGAGGGGAGAGTCAATACAGTAACACAGGAGCGTGATACCTAAGGCCACCCATGGGCATCCTCTTCTGGGTCTCCACTCAACTTTGATGTTTGGAATAGGGCAGGGAAGGGAAGCAGCAGCTGGACCTACCTGGCCTCCAGGCAGAGGTGGGCTTTCTCCTCCCAGCGTTCAGCAATGGTCAGCAGTTCCTGCAGCTCGGCCTGGGCTTTATCCACAGCAGGGCTAGGGGCTACACTGGCACCCGCGACCAACAGTCCTCGCATGACAGCCAAGGTGCCCCTTCGGGCTGAGGGGGCCAGTGTGCGTTTCACCTCATCCAGCCATCGCGCCTGTTCCACCTGCCGCTGGAGCTGCTGGGCCTCAGGCACCTCCACCCCCAGCTGCCGCCCCCTCTCCAACAGGGACTGCAGTAGCCCTGGACTGGAGGGCAGTGAGGCCAGGGCCTCACGAGCCTCAGCCTGGTAGGCCTCCACCTGTTCCAGAACACCCTACCAGGACACAGGATGAAGAACAAACTCCTCAGCTGGGCCCACTGAGGGGTTCCACCACCAGATGGAACCTTGTCCCACCTACCTTCTTACCCTCCAAGCTTTTGGGGCAAAGGAGCCTAACATGGGCTGAGCTCTCCTTCTCCAAGCCCTAAGACAGCTGGGATTCCTAACACTGACTGCTCATTAGAATGCCCTGGGGAATTTaagaatgcagattcctgggccccaccctgaGAGATTCTTAATTAACTAATAATTATTAATCTATGCTTTATTTAACTTTTCAGAGGGCTCTGTTCTCAGGGCACCAAGAGACCTCCCTGCCCTAAAAATTGCTATCATTAGTCCTCACATAAACCCTTGTGCTCACCCCCCTGGGGTCTGTTGCCCTCTCCATCTCACTACTCCTCCACCTTCATGAATTTCCCTCTACTTTCCAAGCCCAACAAGCACCCCTGTTACCTCCTTCTCCTCTACCCCTCCTCCAGGAAACCTTACCTGGACTCTGTATCCTATACCCATACCCTTGCCACCTGACCCTCAAGGCCCATTTCTAACAGACAAGTCACTAGACCCTTGCCTCACCCCTCCCACCTGTTCTTTTCTCACACGTGTGTCCTGTCTTGCCTGAACACTTTAAGCTTTTGAAAGGAGACAAGCATGGCCTGCTGCTCAGGTCCCCTGGTCCCCTTGATCCCTCATCAGCACTCCAAGCGTCCTCACCTTGACATCCCCAATCTGGTGCATGGCACAAGGCAGGTTGTTCATCTGGTCCAGAAAGGCCCGGAGCTCAGTCAGGGTCATCTGTAGACCAGCCATCCTGTGGGGGCTATGAAGTATCACATGTGAGGTTTCAGGTCCAAACCCAGTGCCCTCCCTCCATGTCTATGCTAAGACTGAACACCTTTCCTCACTACACCTGTCCACCTTGATCTCGCATATTTCACATTTGCCCCAATTGCCCAGGTTAGAGGGAAGGTTTTAAATTATAGAGCATGTTCATATTATGAGGGGAAAGAATTAGAAACTAATGGGTTGTAATAAGAGCTACACTTTGCAATCCATCCGCTACTGTGAACTCTAAAGCTGTGTTAGCAGGGATCAGGTCTATACATCTTTGTCCTGTTCTTACCCGTAAGCCTCCCGCAACTCTTCCCTGCCCACAAAACCCCTCAGCCTCTCTCTCAGGCCACTTCCAGGTactgataaaaaataaacacttctAGCTTTTTTATCACGGAggctctcctctcctttttagGTGGCCTGGTCTCCTTGTCCTCCCCAACACCTTCCAGGCCATCTCACACTCTTGTGCCTGGCAGCTTCCTGCTGATGTCCATTCTGCCAAATGGTATTCACAGTCCACCCCTTGCAGCACTTTTCCTCGGTGCTGGATCCTCAGCACCTTATGTGTGCCCTAACTCCTCATGCTGTCATACCCAGCTTCCTGGCCGCTGACCAGTCCCAGAGCTCGGGACACGCAAGCCTCTGCCTCACTCAGGCAGTTCTTTAGTTGCTGCAGCAGCTCACTATTAGGAAACCTCCGCTCACGGGCTTCAGACTCTAGTGCCCTCAGTTCTTCAAGGCCTGGAAGAAAAATGAGGGCAGCAAAGAGTAGGCAGTATTGAATAGAGGCAGAGGAAGGGGGTCAGAGTACAGAAGAAAGGGAATAGAACTTGCCTGTGGAGTCCCTCCATCCCCCCATCACTCACTGCGCTTCCGCCcatcctccacctccagggccaCTCGCACTTTGTTGGCCCAGGTGTCAAAGGACTCAGCCCGAACCTTCAGCTTATGCAGCATGGCAGGAAGCTCATCCAAGGTATACCGATACCTGGAGGAAGAGGGCAGGCAAGAGCATGTCTGGCCCAGCTCTCCATCCTCCTTCTTGCCCCACTTCCTCCAGAAAGGCCCATGCTCACCGCAGGTACTGCCGGCTACTGGAGCACTTGCAGAGATCATTGATGTGGGAAAGGCAGACAAGGCCGTCTGGGCAGTCGTAGCAGGCCAGGGCTGACAGGAAACACGTAGTCTTGCACTTGATACACTGGCGCTCATCATCTGGGAGCAGCTCGAAAGCCTCTCGCTCAGCCTCTGTGATACCCTAAGGGCATTTAACCCATGCGTTATATATAACCAGAACCAGGTAGCAAAATCCTCCATCTCAGCCATCACCGACCCCTACTTTAGATTCAAATCTATGCTGAGGGTCATGGGGTTTAAGAGGCCAAACCCCAGGGAGCATACCTGCCCTTTGTAAAGTCTAGACTCTCAAAGCTTGGGGAATCAGATAAACCAGGGCAAGATCAGTGTGCACTGAGTCAGATAattttatagaggaagaaaaatcaggccgggcgcggtggctcacgcctgtaatcccagcactttgggaggccgaggcgggcggatcacgaggtcaggagatcgagaccatcctggctaacatggtgaaaccccgtctctagtaaaaatacaaaaaattaaccgggcgtagtggcgggcgcctgtagtcccagctactcgggaggctgaggcaggagaatggcgtgaacccgggaggcggagcttgcagtgagctgagattgcgccactgcactccagcctgggcgacagagccagactccgtctcaaaaaaaaaaaaaaaaaaagaaaaatcaggtaaGATCCAGATCAGCAGAAAGGGCCTTGTGGGTGAGAAGTGAGGAAAGTGGTGGACCAAGATACCAGAGAGGTGGCAATGAGTGCAAGTGGCCAAGGGACAGGCCTGGCTAGTTATGTGTACTGGGGAACAATATCAGCTTCCAGTTACTCAGAGCCcactgtgttccaggcaccacGCTAGCCACTTAGTAGGCAGGAGATACTTGTGCACATATATAACTTAGAGAAATTCAACCGTATGTGCTTGTGTTCAAGGTTTAAAGAGATATAATAATTTTCTCCCAACAATATGGTTTCCAAACCTAATCCAATGACTTCATCTGTTGctcagataaagaaaaagcaatccatttcaaaaatgaaggaaaagctgGCTATATTGGAGTAATCGAGAGACAACCCAGTGTGTATATCTAATGGGCAATTTCAGGGATTTTAATGGGAAATGTCGACTCTTAACAGTTTTTGTCTTACATACCAACTTTAACACCTAATCTCTGCATAAGTTATGAGCCCAAATCCCACTCTTCCACTTATATGCTGTGTGATCATGAGTAAATCATCTAACGTCTCTGGGTCTGTTTCATTATCTAGTAAGATGGAGATAAACAGTATCATCCTTGttgggttgttatgaggattaacaaaaataaagcagCTATGGAATCAGACAAGTATCTCAGCACTCAGATTCAGtgttcatcaaatatttactgttATTAGCTCTAATTTTCAGATAAGAATATATATTCCACAGGCCTATCTCATTTTACTAAGGCAGAAACTAAGTCTCAGGGTCAGTAACTTGCCAAACTGAGTTAATTTTGACTCTAAAGCCAGAGAATATTCTAAGGATGAAGTCTCTAGGGTTTTTTTGGACTACAGACTCTTGAGAATTGGATGTAAACTATAAGTCCTCTTCCCAGAAACATACTTAAATACACATACAATCTCTTACAGGATTCCAAGACTATGGTGTCCAGAATGCTTCTCTGAGGTAAGGGCCAAGTGTGAAGAATTCTGAATGTCAAGATGAGAAGGTCTATTCTCCCCACCTTGCTTTGGCTCCTTCCCACAGCTTGGCACAGCCACACGGCCATCATTTAATAACAGTACTGAACAGAGTGAGAAAATGATGCCTGGAAAAGCCCAGGGACTCAACAACTTACACCACGACTGAGAGGCCCCAGACTTCCAACACTACTGTAGCTATAGTTCTCCCTATAGCCCACACTCACAGGAAAGCTATAAATGAgctttaaaataagaaagtattaCCCTAAATAGGCAGCAAGGGATCCCACAGAACCAGCACTCCTTTGTAATCTTATGAAAGACTCTCACAAAGTCAATTCCCTAACTCGGCAAGTGTGAAATTTGAAGATGATGGCTGAAACTACACGAGTGGACTTTAGAGCTCTGTAGCAGCTTCCAGTCAGCTACACACACAACTGACACAAGCTTACAAGAAATCAATTAAAGCAGGACAACCTTCAGCTTGGTAATATTATTGCCCTAGCTGGAGTTAATGAACCATCTGCATGTAATAAAATGGCAATTCCTGAGAAACATTCCAAATTTCAATCAGTTTCTTCATGTATTAACATTACCAATAATAGCAGCTGCAACATTGCAAAGGCAATGTTAGAGAGATGGCTTTCATATAAATCACCTTACTCTAACCTTACATCTTGCAAGttaggtatttatttccattttagagtAGGAAAGTGACATATGAAAGATCAAGTAACTTGATACAGTCACCTAGATAATCAGCAGTGAGGTTTCATATGCCAGTCTATTTTGCTGGGTCATGTAAATAATGATAAATAGCTGCTATACCAGTACCTGCCATGGGTCAGTCACTAAGCAAACATCTTTAATACAATCAACTATCCAAAAAGATAAGCATTATCATAATCCCATTTTTCAGAGGGGAAAACTGACAATGAAGTAAATCGACTTAAGCAAGGTTGCTGGTAAAGGGTATAGCAGAGAATGGTATGTGGTTTTCAATCGAGATGCATCTAGTTCTTTTCACTATATGCCAAGAGTAGAGGCTACATCTTCTTggtgctgcctctgcctccccgaaCTTCCACCAGAATAGGGTGCTTGATCTGGGGTACTCTCCCCACCTTCTCCAGCAGGGCCTTTCGTAGACGCCGCTCTTCTTGCACCATGATGAACATCTCCTTATGCACAGCTGCCGCCAGGTTCAGGTCTAGCTTCTCTGGGCAGGCAGCCATCTTGCAGATAAGCTCCTCATGGGAGAAGACGCAGTATCTCCGGAGCCGGCGGTAGTGCTCAATGCACTGGCGCCCAGCAGGCAACTGTGGGCAGGTTCAAGGTTGAGTGTGGCCAAGTCTGGAGGCCATGATGCCCCAGCTTCTCTACAACCCTCCTGCTTCTCCCCACCATCCCACCACATTCTAGACTCACCCAGTCAGCAGTGCAAAAGTTGACAGCCTCGGCAAAGTTGTAGCCTTGGTTGAAGCCGCTGTGGTAAGCACGGGGGAAGGTAATGACAAATTCTCCTGCACACTGGTTTGTGCGGACAACCTGAAGAACACAAAAGGCCATGGCTGTTGAGATAGAAATTTTCCTGTATACAGACCTGACTTAAGTGCAAGGTCATTAAGGAGACAAAGAAAAGCCTCAGGGAACACAGTCTGACAACAGAATCCCAGACTCTCCAACTCTGAAAGGAAGGACCACTGGTCTCTGCTCTCAAGGTTTTGATGTGTGTTGAGATGACAGGAAGatttgagattaaaaaatatatctgtcAAAATATTCCAACTTCCTTAGTaatttttgcaaaaattataaatatcactTTTAATCAAGCTGGACAAGCTTTTTTAGTCATTTACTTTCATCAGTTATATATGCAGTTTCTAGAGTCAAATGGCTCTATAAAGATCTGTTATAAAATCAGCCAGCCTTGCCATTCTCCCTTCCCCACAGCCAATCACTTCCACCTCTTCTGATTATTTTGGCGTTGATTATAACTACCTTAAATAACATGCTTCTAGACTATGTTAAAAACAGCCTCCTGTTTCTCAATTTGCTTAGTTTTTTATGCATATATCCCTAACTTTCTGACCaatatttaaatctcttttcctATCAATTTTCATCTTTCTGTAGCAGTCTCATGCAACCTTCTGATCTGTCCCAATCTGGACCAGCTGTCCTCCCTGGATCATCACTCTCTTGTGACAGATCTCCTATTTCCTAGATCCcatgtcttcctctttcttggtTTATTCCTTTGCTATGCTTAAGAACATCCTCCAACAGTTTCCTGAGAAATGGTGTGAAGaacctacttttctttttttaaagaaagtctcTATTCTTACTCTCACACTTGACTGTATATAGAATTCTAAGatgaaaatccttttttttttttttttttgagacggagtctcgctctgtcgcccaggctggagtgcagtggcatgatctcggctcactgcaaggtccgcctcccgggttcacgccattctcctgcctcagcctctccaaatagctgggactacaggcgcctgccaccacgcccggctaattttttgtatttttagtagagatggggtttcaccgtggtctcgatctcctgacctcgtgatccgcccgcctcggcctcccaaagtgctgggattacaagtgtgagccaccgcgcccagcgaaaatcctttttttaaaaactcccatACTTGTTGactcagaaaataattttaaaggcacACTGCTCTGATCTTCTAGTGTTACTGTTGAAAAGTTCGAAGCCATTCTGATTTCTAATGCTTGATAAGCATTTGaaacctgtttctctctctctcgagcTTATAGGATTCTTCTGGTCTCAGTGTTTCACATGGAAATTTACAGGATATATCTTGGTATGAATTTCTTTTCACTCATGTACTGGGTAGGCCCATTGACTCTGGAAAATCGGTTCTCCAGTTCAGGGAAATTTTCTTGAGTGATTTCATTAATGATTTCATCCTCTCAGTTTtcatctattttcttttcataactCCTATTTGAATATTGAACCTCATAGAAAAATTCCCTAATTTTTTCTacccttttccatctttttactctACTTTTTGGGAGATTTCCTCAACTATTCATCTTTCAAAAGTGGAAAACAtacactttttacatttttcactttTGCTATCATAACTTTATTTGCGGTATGCTATTTTTTAAACAGTATTCTggtcttcattcatttttacagtATAtgcttttcttctgaagtttatttCTCCCTGCCTAGCCTCTGTATCTCCAAGTTGCTtctgttttttggggggtttatTTTTTAGGgtttcctcagtttttttttttttttttgacgcagagtctcactttgtcacccaggctacagtgccgtggtgcaatttcggctcactgcaacctccgcctcctgggttcaagtgattctcctgcctcagccttccaagcagctgggattacaggcacacgccactacgccgtatttttagtagagacggggttttgtcatgttgtccaggctggtctcaaactcctgacctcaggtgatccacccaccttggctgggattacaggcgtgagccactgcaccgcaCTGGCCTCTCAGTTGTTAATCTGTGGCTGCCTGCTTATATTTAAGAGGAAGAGATTAAAAAGCTGAATGGAAGCTCTGAGTACACAGATGAAGCTTGTCAACTGTGAGCTTCACTGTAGGGTGATCTAGCTAAGCCATTTAGTTTGGGAAACTCCAGGTCTTTCCTTGCAGGCCAGTCAGACTCCCCaaagaaaatccttttttttttttttttttttgcctgtaggAAAAAAGGCCTGGCAGCCAGTGTTCTAACAGCCAAGTGGAGAATGATGGCTGGGAACCTCAGCATCCAGTATGATAAATCCTAATTACATTCCCTATAACTCCACCTTCAATTGTACCTAGGAGACCTTAAACCAGAGACTCTGTTTTAACCTCTTCAGAAATAAATCTTCAGTCTTTTACTAGAGCGACTAGACATTTCTAGCTGCCCAGCATGGGAGGATAtctcacagcttttttttttgagacggagtctcgctctgtcgcccaggctggagtgcagtggtgtgatctcggctcattgtaagctccacctcacgggttcatgccattctcctgcctcagcctcccgagtagctgggactacaggcatccgccaccatgcccggctaattttttgtatttttagtagagacggggtttcactgtgttagccaggatggtctcaatctcctgatctcatgatccacccgcctcggcctcccaaagtgctgggattacaggcgtgagccattgcacccggccctcACAGCTTCTTATATAGACATGAACCAATCCTTATTTTCACCCCATCCATCTTTACCCCTAGAATGCCTGGTGCCACTGATAACAAATCTTTGGGGGATTCTGAGGTATGAATCGGGTTGGTTCTCAAGATGTCCTCAGTATTGGCTtatgtttcagttttctcatctatctgTTTTCTAGTTTCAAGAGTTTTATCATTGTCTCCTCTCTCGTATTCTCcatctctgtaatttttttcaccTTAAAAAATCCCTTTATGTAATTTTTGTGGAGTTTCAGTACAGAATGGAAGTAGCCATGTGTATGCTTAATCTGTCATCTTTACTGAGAAGTCTCACAAAGCTTTTTAAGATAAACATTCAATTTTGGTGAAGACACAGTGAAGTAGGTACAGTGCCGGTAAGGGAATCAATACATTCTACTCTCTGGAAAACAAATTTGCTAATGTATATCAAGAACCCTTCAACCCAATGATTCCTCTGCCAGGAGTCTAaattaatttggggagaattaacATCCTAACAATATCAAATCTTCCCATTCATAAACATATCTCCACATTTATTTGGACCATGCATCAGCTCCCACCTCCATCATATTTTCTTCTCAAATCTATCTCTACTTAGAGGCAACATCAGCATTTCTTTCTTACCTGTATTATTGCACTGGCCTCAATTACTAACTGCCAGAACTATCTTCCAAAAATAGCAAATTTGACCATGTAATGCCTCAGCTGAGAGCCCCTCACTGGAATCCCCATGCCTACATGATTAAGCCACAGCTGTGACAGGTAAACTCTTACTCTT
The Gorilla gorilla gorilla isolate KB3781 chromosome X, NHGRI_mGorGor1-v2.1_pri, whole genome shotgun sequence genome window above contains:
- the KDM5C gene encoding lysine-specific demethylase 5C isoform X9, whose translation is MEPGSDDFLPPPECPVFEPSWAEFRDPLGYIAKIRPIAEKSGICKIRPPADWQPPFAVEVDNFRFTPRIQRLNELEAQTRVKLNYLDQIAKFWEIQGSSLKIPNVERRILDLYSLSKIVVEEGGYEAICKDRRWARVAQRLNYPPGKNIGSLLRSHYERIVYPYEMYQSGANLVQCNTRPFDNEEKDKEYKPHSIPLRQSVQPSKFNSYGRRAKRLQPDPEPTEEDIEKNPELKKLQIYGAGPKMMGLGLMAKDKTLRKKDKEGPECPPTVVVKEELGGDVKVESTSPKTFLESKEELSHSPEPCTKMTMRLRRNHSNAQFIESYVCRMCSRGDEDDKLLLCDGCDDNYHIFCLLPPLPEIPKGVWRCPKCVMAECKRPPEAFGFEQATREYTLQSFGEMADSFKADYFNMPVHMVPTELVEKEFWRLVNSIEEDVTVEYGADIHSKEFGSGFPVSDSKRHLTPEEEEYATSGWNLNVMPVLEQSVLCHINADISGMKVPWLYVGMVFSAFCWHIEDHWSYSINYLHWGEPKTWYGVPSLAAEHLEEVMKKLTPELFDSQPDLLHQLVTLMNPNTLMSHGVPVVRTNQCAGEFVITFPRAYHSGFNQGYNFAEAVNFCTADWLPAGRQCIEHYRRLRRYCVFSHEELICKMAACPEKLDLNLAAAVHKEMFIMVQEERRLRKALLEKGITEAEREAFELLPDDERQCIKCKTTCFLSALACYDCPDGLVCLSHINDLCKCSSSRQYLRYRYTLDELPAMLHKLKVRAESFDTWANKVRVALEVEDGRKRSLEELRALESEARERRFPNSELLQQLKNCLSEAEACVSRALGLVSGQEAGPHRMAGLQMTLTELRAFLDQMNNLPCAMHQIGDVKGVLEQVEAYQAEAREALASLPSSPGLLQSLLERGRQLGVEVPEAQQLQRQVEQARWLDEVKRTLAPSARRGTLAVMRGLLVAGASVAPSPAVDKAQAELQELLTIAERWEEKAHLCLEARQKHPPATLEAIIREAENIPVHLPNIQALKEALAKARAWIADVDEIQNGDHYPCLDDLEGLVAVGRDLPVGLEELRQLELQVLTAHSWREKASKTFLKKNSCYTLLEVLCPCADAGSDSTKRSRWMEKELGLYKSDTELLGLSAQDLRDPGSVIVAFKEGEQKEKEGILQLRRTNSAKPSPLASSTTASSTTSICVCGQVPAGAGALQCDLCQDWFHGRCVSVPRLLSSPRPNPTSSPLLAWWEWDTKFLCPLCMRSRRPRLETILALLVALQRLPVRLPEGEALQCLTERAISWQGRARQALASEDVTALLGRLAELRQRLQAEPRPEEPPNYPAAPASDPLREGSGKDMPKVQGLLENGDSVTSPEKVAPEEGSGKRDLELLSSLLPQLTGPVLELPEATRAPLEELMMEGDLLEVTLDENHSIWQLLQAGQPPDLERIRTLLEVMPLMNGD